GGGACTTCCCTCCCCCAGGCCAGAGCACAGGCTCATGGAGCCCGAGTGGGGCAGGTTTTCTTCCTCCCCAGTGTGCCTGGTAGCTGTGGTCCCACCTCCCCAGTTAGGTTGCTGGGGGTGGCGGGGGAGATTCACCACTTCTTTCACATCAGAGATGCTGAACCTTAGCACTTGCTGTTGAACTGAGCTCATTGACACCTCCAGCTCCAACAGCTCCATGATCCAGCAGATCAGCCCTCAGCAGTAATCCTGTAGTTGGGTTCAGGGGAAATTGCTTATATGCAGGCCCCTTGCAGCCCCCCTGTCACTCATAAATACCCCTTGTGGGGGTGGACTTTTAGTGTTTTCAGCTAAGAAAaccatatttttatcttttcttgccTCTCTGCTAGGGCTGTGAGTATCTCATAGTCCCCACCTGAAACACTGTCTGTAAAACCTGCTCTCCTGCCTGAGGGGCAGAGGCTGGAATCACTGCCTGCCTGCACACAGGATTGCCTAGGTTCTTAAAACTCACATCACCCAGAGAGGCAGAGCATGGCAGAGTAGGGACACAAAGAGGGCAAAACCTCTTTTTGTCCTGATGTCCTTTGAAAACTACATTCTTCTCATGAAGTGCTATTTTTACTGTCAAATCTGGTTTACAAAAGCTTTGGCTTGGAATCCTTTTTTGAAACAGTTAATGTTTTCCTACATTACTGAGCTTCCTGTGATCATATACGTCAACTTTTCTGCTTTGTCTTCCCTCTTGGGGAATTCTGCCTAGTTCTTTCATTCTCCCTGGTACAGAAAGACAATGAAGTCACCACTGAAGCCCACCTACTTGTTCCCACATGTTACCGAAGTGCATTTGGAAAAGGAGAAGCCCAGAATGTGGTCTGCCTCCTTGCAGTCACGCCTCTCAAGTATGTTGTCTGGGTCCCAAACACTTGAGCGCTCCTCGGCTCTGTCCATGCCCTTGGCATGTGACCTCCAGGCTGACGAGCTCTGTGAGGCTGCTCGGGCCAGTGTGCACACGTGTTCTTGATAAGCTCTCGCCCCTTTTGGCCTGTCTCCTAACACTGGTGTATCTTCAGAGAATTGAGTGAAATCACAAACTCCATGGTGTGGTGTATTAGGTACTTTGGAATACTTTGATACTTCAGTTAGATACTAAATGATGTCAGATACTTTGGGATAAATATGATCCTAGATGCTGAACaaggatgggtggatggagggaGCTATTGGGGTGACTCAGTTTGGTCATTTGTGCTCCTTAAATGAGGCTAAAGGTTTGCATACCACAACCAAGCTTTGCTCTGTAAATCTAATATTAATGTTAATGTTCCTTAGGTGTTTCCCTCAACCCCATACACGAAGCAGTCAGCCTTAATAGGCCAAATGTGCAGAGATGAGAGGAGAGCCTTAAGAGCTGATTGGCCTCAGGGCCTCGGATAATGGAGACAGATGCCCCGTGGCTGGCGCTGAGGGGGTGCTGACCCAGCAGGTGCCCTGCTGCGGGCTGGGCAGGTTTGCTCTTTTTTTACATTACATTCAGCAGCGTAATAGTGATGAATAAAGGTCAGAACTTCAGAGGAATAGAAATGGAGTATTTGCCCTGCTGCAGCTACTTCCGATCAGCAGAGACCATTATTTTGCTGAGGTTTGGGTGAGAAGGTTGGGGATGTGAAGAGGTTGAAAACCCTGAATaggagatttttctgatctgtGGTGGCTCTGAGGCAGCCCCTGTGTCACAgctgtcttttctctctgtgtgcaCACAGCTGGCCCACAGCCCCTGGGTGTTCCTCTGCTGTGGCTCTCCCCAGCACTTCCATGACGTTGCCCTTTCTGGGTTTTCTTGATTCGAGGgtagcttttgcttttctggagcTCATTGCCTTTTTAGCCCTGTTCCAGATCCCGTATTTACAGTCGTCCCaaataaattctattttgctgcttttctttcattccctAAAAGCCATAACTTCCCTGTATTCTGTCAGCACACTCTGTCATCAGAAGTTGAACCAGTACaggtaggaaaaagaaaaaaaagcccttaACAATGCTTTTgattaatggtattttttttaagcttaccaatataagtatttttaaatgttatgttttTCAAAGTCACATAatgattgttcttgtttcctgtcACAGAATAGATTGTCATGGGATAGAAAGTGGTCCCTACCttctatttttccaaataagtaaaacattttcttggtattataatattaaatattcattttcttcaaaagaaaaaaggaacattttctgTCTGCCAAAGTTTTATGTTAGTACTCAGATTGGGATAGAAAACAAAAGGGCTAGGTTTAATATTAGGGTGACTCAGGTAGTGTTCCTTTAGGTTTAAAGTGGTCTTTCCCACCTTTCTTAAGAAGGCACTGACTGTTTTGAACACAGAGACTTGATTGGTTGGGTTGTTTTGTGCTGAAGATCCTGAGAAGAAACAGTGTTGGAAAGGAATGCGAGTGGTGGCATGCACAGGAGCCCCACGCCAGGGCCCGTGCCCACAATCGCTGTTCAGTACATCATTTTCCTGTATGagttttattaatttgttcaGAGTTATATTGGCTTTTGTCCTTTAGCCAAATAAAGGCAAAGTGGTTTTACCTAATGTCCCATTTGCTGTTTTTGACCTGGCAGACATGTACGATATGTTTTATGAACTTGGGGCTTTTACGTGTACTCTCAGTTCCTTTGCTTTTGCATTCTAATTTGTCGCTTCAAAATCTCTCCATGACCATATTCTCAGGGGAGTCCTTTTGCAGCTTGGCACAGAAAACTCAGAAAACCATTGTCCCACAAAGTGAAGCTGGTCCAGATCCTAGGTCTGATGCCCTCAGTGCCCTAATGACACATCATCTGTAAGGAAACATCTTCCATCTGTTCTTTGAGACTTTGGGCTCAGACTATTTTACCTGGCTTgagttctgcccatttttatagCAGACAAACTACCATATACTCTTCATTTACTTTGGGAAAGCCCAGTGTGAGCTTTCAATATACAACTTTAAGAGCTAATGGTGGCCCTCACAGAGGCAATGTGCCCAGTCAGAATTTCAGATTTCATCCTGTTTGTTTATTATAAAACCTAAAATACCTTACCCAGGCAAGGTCCAAAACAATTTCATCCTACTGCATGATTCACCTTCATCTTTATAGTCAAATGTAATCTGCCAGCTTATGCTGACAATGGACTCCATTTCTACTAGGTCAAGTTTGAGTGACAGTGAGGGAATCGTGTGCCCATCTAATGAGTGCAGTGTCTCTCATTCATTGTCCAAGCCATCCAGCTCAGGTTTTGAGGCTCAGATCCAGGTCTGGAGAAGGAAAAGGTTCATACCCAGCCTTGTCGTCTTTCTTTCGGTAGTACATTCGTGTCAGCACAGTTAGGAGAAAAGTCTCCAGTATGAGGAGGTGACAATTCATCACTGCAGCATGGGATGAAATGTAATGGAGGTTATGCTAAGTTAGAGAGTCCGTATCCCATTAGCAGCCCTGCCAGGGAGTAGAACAGCATTTTCTCTAATTTATCATCAAACCAAGACCTAGAGATGCTAAGTTGTCACAAGTAACATAGCAGGTTAATGGCAGAGCCAGAACAGAACTTGGCTCTCTATCTTCTGCAGTCTGAGGTTAGCATTAAACCCCCTTCCTTTTGTGCATTTATGAGTATGACCTTCTGCTTCCTAACCACACCTGTTCCTCTCCCAGTAGCTGAGGACTAGGCGCATGACTCCCTGGGTTGGCCATCAGGGCTGGCCTCAGGCTGTGGGATTGCAACTCTCCTCTGTGTGTTCAGAGAAGTCATAGTCTCCTTAAAACCTTTGCTGGGATTTCTGGGCGATCCCTTTCTGAATATCCTGAGCAGAAACCAGGTCGGCCCAACCTCTGTTCTTAGGGCCTCCCTTCCCTGGCCCTCTCGCACCCATCCTGGAATGGGACAGGAGCCCCTGTGTGCTCACCTTGAGACCTGACTTTAGAGGAAAAGGGAGGTGAACAAGCAATCTGCCCGCCATTGGCCAAGACTGAAAAGATGGATGGCTGCAGGGCAGTCAGGATGAGAAGCACCTGCAGAACAGAAAAGAGATGTGAGGGCAGGGGGCCCGATGTCTGTGGCACTGAGGCCAGGAGAGCCCCGGCTGTGCTCGTCCTTGCACCATGCGCTCAACTTACCTTTGATGTGTGCAGCTACAGAGGGTGGACTCACACACTAGACTAAAATTTTGTGGGGTTTTAATCTTTAAGAAAGTTATAATCTCATCCTCTGCCCAgtgttttctgagttctgacaAGGAAGTGATTGGGGATTcacatttatttccctttctcagcCATGGCTACTCGTGAGTGCTTAATGGATGAGAAGGGTGGATGATTAAGAGTAATTCCATCTTGCTCAAGTACCTGGGATCCCTGCCTCTAGAATGATGGACAATTAACCATTAAGGTACCCTTTGAAAAATCTCTGCCAAGCCAgtggctgggggaaggggaattAGTGTTCAGTGGGGACGGAGTTTCTGTGTGGAAGAGAAAAGGTTCTGGAGacggacagtggtgatggttgtacaacaatgtgaatgcaccgaactatacacttaaaaatggttaaaatggtagagtttatgtatattttacatacaGTTTTAAGACAATCTCTGCCCAGAGGCCCCAGGAGCAGCATTCTTCTTGGTACTTGCCTGCCCTGGGTGTGCTTTCTGAGGCATCAGCCTCTTCAGGACAGACTGGGCTTGTCCAGGCTTCCCCACAGTAGCCATGGACAGGATCAGCAGTCACAGCTCTTTCCCTGTGGCCTGACCCTAAGTGCTTCTCGGGCCCAGGCCCTGTCTTCCCCTTCACTCCCTGACTCCATTTCAGctcttcttctctcttcctgttgTCCCTTCAATTCTACTTACCATGTGCCTAGATAGTCACATTTCAGAGGCATCTGCTTAGACCAAGTGAGAATTTATGTGAAATCCATCTAACTGTAAAGCAGTCATTATGCCTTGAGGGTAGGAGAAGGCCCCCGCAAGGAGACAGATAGAATGGAGAGTGAAGGAAAACAAGACTGGGCTAGAAGTCATTGCTTTTGGTGGAAAAGTTATCTCTGGGTTTAGAGAAAGGAACATGGAAAAGGAACAGATGTGCCTTTGAGAGAATTTGCAGAAGAGGTATGCAGATAAAGAGGCACTGTGATAAGGGATGAACAGTTAGATCTGGGTTTATATTCTAGCCCCCTAGGTTATGTGCCTTTGAGGAAGTCCTGTAACATCTCtggctctgtttcctcatttctaaaatagaaataataatgacttctgagataattatgaaaattaaatgtatgATAAGAGCCTAGCACACAGTGTAGGTAGTTCATGGTTACAGCTATGAGCATGCTTCTGCTTTGGTGGTGATGAATTATAAGGTTTAGGAAGtaatggaaagaaaagcaaaggtaGAAGAATTTAAGGTTTGGTAATACATGTGAgaggggttgaattgtgtcccctccaaAAGATACATTGAAATCCTAACCACCAGTGCCTCAGAATGTGCCTCTGGGAAAGAGTGTCATGGTTTTGGTTAATTCGATGAGATTATCTaggatgaggtcacactggagtaGGGTGGGTCCCTGTTCCAATGTGATGggtgtccttagaagaagaggaaaagaaacgCAAGGTACAGACATAAGATGAGAGAATGCCATGGGCAAGACAGGCAGAAATGGGGCTGCAGGCCAGGGCGTGCCAAGGGTTGCTGGCAAAGCATCAGAcactaggaagaggcaaggaagaatTCTCCCCAAAGGATTTAGAGGGAGCATGGCTCGGCTGACACCCTggttttggacttccagcctccagaactatgagacaataaatttctgttgttttcatccacccagtttgtggcattTGGTGAGAGCAGCTCTAGGAACTATTAGAGCACAGAAAAGGAGAAACTGGGGAGGGGCAGAGTCATTTCTCAAAGCTTCCAAGGCTAAAGAAAATTCTCAGACCTGCTTTTAGCCTTTATTCTTACCTCCTGACCCAAATTATTTGTAGCTCTGTTATTAGTCATCTTTTCTCTCCCAGGGTATAGTTACCTGGAACAGAGCAAATTTGGCTCCTATGTTCTGTTCGCCCAGGTGCTGCTTGGCTTGACGGAAGACGATGGCCAGAGCCCAGAGGGCAAGCAGGGTGGACACCCCAAGGAGCGTGTTGATCCACAGAGCTGTGCTCTCCTCGGAGATCTGGGGCAGACCAGAAAGTAGGCAGTGAGGGAGGGAGCCCTATCCTCATTATTTCTCCTCTCCCACTGTGGGAAAGGTAGTAAAAAGCCCCAAAGCCATAGTCTGTGCTGGtctccctttccccaccagaGTCTCCAAGCCGCTACTTTTCAGTAGCCCCCGGGCCCTGGGGCCCTGAACCGGGGGCCGTTGGCTCCAGGTATTTCTTCCAGAGCTCAGCAGTCCCAAGCGAGTCCTGGACTTTGCTGCCCCTTAGTCCTGGCTTACATCTGCCGGGTCATAGATGCCATCAGGGATGAGAAACAGGCCCGCCAGGCTCAGGGTTATCTTAAAGAAGGCAAACTGGAATGGGCCCAACATCAGCAGCTGAAGCTTCTTcctgaggggagaaaggggcaggaCTTGGGATATACAAACTACCCACCCCACAAACTCCCTCCAGCTCCCTCACGGGGCTCCTGGGCTGAGGCCTGGCTGCCCTGATACACACCAGCGTGGATGAACAGATGGGGACATAGGAAGAAGCCAGAGTGTTGAGAACATTGGGAGCCCCCCTTTTTGCCTTCCCCTCAGTCCCAGACCAGAATGCTACCTTTTGAGCAAGAACCATCAGCATGTTGACCCCAATCTCATTAACCAAAACGGGCAGAAGGGGCAAGTAAATAGCCCAAGGTCCAGTTTGCTCTGTGGAGCTGGAGTTCACAGGGGCTcacctccctctgctcctctcaCCCCGGGGGGTGCCCCATGTGGGTCCTGACTGGGGAACGCCACCCTTCACCACTGGCTTTGCTCCATAAAGCTGTCCCCCCAGTCCCCCCAGTGCTCCCCCTATTGCCCCCCCTCACCTGGAGAGCCTGAgtggggggcagcaggggcagcagcagcagcaggggccTGTGCCCGTGGGCAGCGCTGCCccccccagcaccctcagcacgGCCTCCGGTCCCCCGAAGCCCTTCACCATGACCTGCATCAGCAGGCAGAAGCAGGCCGCGTAAAACCTGTGGGGCAGTGGAGGGGGGTGAGAGGCAGAAGGTGCAGGGCCCACCCCCGACAACCATCCACAGGTGTGAccctgggggagagggagggggacagGGTCCAGGGCCCTGGGAAGAGGGGACTTTCGAGCTGTGGGGACAAAATGGTGACTGAGGATGAGCAGAACCAGAAGCTCAAAAGACCCAGGTTAGTTAGCACAGGTTGGAAAGGGCCAGATTCCTGATCATGTGGTTTGCAAGCTGGGGAGGGACAGGGGATAGAAGGAGACATGGACGCTGGAGTCCTGGGTGCATGGGGAACAGAAGGGGGCCCCAGGAGGATACCAgctctgggggcagggcaggacgcTCACGAGGTTATGGCCATCTCCACCAGCAGGAGGGAACGCGGGATCCAGAGACCAAAGCAGCAGAACACGGACACTACCTGCTTGGAGAGGAGCAAGAAgctgaaggcagggagggaggctacTTGCCCTCTGGAAGCGAAACCCAAGCATTTGAGGTGCCATGACTTAAAAGTGGCCAGCTAGAAAAATGATTaactaaaaaaactttttaaaattcatctgtCAGTTCTTCTATATCTAGGATTAAAGACAGGGAGACCCCTTGAGTCCAGGGCTCTTTTGAAAACTGTCTCATCCTATGCCCTGTGGTAGGAGTGGGTAAGTTCATCCTTAGCGGTAAGTAGATCAAGATCCATCCCTTCCTTTTCAACACCCCATATTATTAAAGTATCTCTGATGACTTGAGATGGCCCAGGCAGATGTCGTCCCGCAGGAAAGAACCTCAGAGCTATCTTCTCCACtcctgacagacacacacagctcACCACAAGGAAACAAGTCCAATCGTACAGCCTGAGAGCAAGCCAAAGACCCATACAGCGACTGTGGGCATGAGTTTCAATGGCCTACAATGTAAGGGGAGAGCTGCATGACCTTTGGGTGGGGGGAAATTCTTGCCTCCTATGCCAAGGAGCTGCTGCCTGCCTGTACAGTGGGGGCTTGGCGGGGAGCTTGCTTTTAACAGCAAAACCATGCAGGGAGTAGGGAGTGGGGCTGCTGGAGGGCCGTGCAGTTTCTCCAGCTGTCTCTGTGGCTCACACACTCCATCCCACTGCCCGTTGGCCTCCCACACATGGAGTCCTCACTGTAAATGGAGGTCAGATTGCAAGCACACACCCTGAGGTGGTAGAGGCCGGCAACCCTTTGCTGACTTGTGTTGTTGCCCTTGAGGACTTCTCAGAAAGGCCGCTGCCTCCTCACCGTGGGTGCAGAGCTGCTCCAGAGCAGAGTCTTCCTCTTGATGGGGCAGCGGGTGTTCTTGTACAGGTAGACGGCATCCTCCAGGAAGATGGCGACTGAGCCCAGCGCGAGCAAACTCATGAGGACTGTGAGAGCGACTTCcgcagggcccagggctggggtgggaagagagggcagACTCCAGGGAGCTGAAGCCCAGGACTGAGGGGCAGACGTGAACGTCCTCGCTGAGATCTGAATGGTTTAATCATGTCTAGAATTATCTGGTCTAGGCTTCTAGCCATGCAGAAGAATGGCTTTTTCCTAGACCTAGAATATCTAACATGTGGCTAAGAAGTAGTCCTTCCTCTGCATGGATGGGTGCCTAGACCAGGTAATTCTAGATATGGTAAGGCTTACCCAGAGCAGGGTATAGACAACGAACAAGTTTGTATCTAATGTAAATAATTAGCAAACATTCTGAATTAGGAGGTCAGCAGGGCCTGTCTACTTGTCTACCTCCAGTGCCTGATGTCCTGGTAGCAGACATGGGCCAATTAACATTATAATTGAAGCAGAATGTAGTTAAAGGTATATTTTAGAAGCTGTTTAAATTTGATTTCAAAAAGTATGTCATGAAACTGGGACATTAGAAAGGGattttaacaaaaaagaaatggatacAAACAGATTCCCTGGGCACTGGACCCATGTTGGCCTCACACTCAGTCTTACATTAAGTGTGGTCCAGTAACTCTCCTTAGTGTTGACTGGAATCATTTGAGAAGTTGTTAAAAAGTAGCTGCTTCAGCATTTCCGGGCTGGGCCCAGtgatctgcatttttttttttttttagattattgttttttattgaagggtagttgacacacagtattacattagtttcaggtgtacaacacagtgattgaacatttatatacatgataattctaggtaccacctatcaccataccaagttgttacaatattttgactatattccttatgctatacattacatcccagttacttatttattttacaattggaagtgtgtactttttttttttttttttgtgagggcatctctcctatttactgatcaaatggttgttaacaacaataaaattctgtataggggagtcaatgctcaatgcacaatcattaatccaccccaagcctaattttcgttagtctccaatcttctgaagcataacgaacaagttcttacatggagaacaaattcttacatagtgaataagttacatggtgaacagtacaagggcagtcttcacagaaactttcgggttaccacttggaagaattgtgatacatggtaaattcgatatgaggcacgaattctatttaggggttgtaattaggaagaaagaagaaaagctatggaagtagcaggcggtgatctgcatttttaacaaactcCCCTAGTAAAAGTCAGAGATAACAAACACTTGGACAAACACCCGTCAA
The DNA window shown above is from Manis javanica isolate MJ-LG chromosome 3, MJ_LKY, whole genome shotgun sequence and carries:
- the SLC51A gene encoding organic solute transporter subunit alpha isoform X1 translates to MEPDRTQIKLDPRYTADLLELLKTNYNIPSACFSHAPTAAQLLRALGPAEVALTVLMSLLALGSVAIFLEDAVYLYKNTRCPIKRKTLLWSSSAPTVVSVFCCFGLWIPRSLLLVEMAITSFYAACFCLLMQVMVKGFGGPEAVLRVLGGAALPTGTGPCCCCCPCCPPLRLSRKKLQLLMLGPFQFAFFKITLSLAGLFLIPDGIYDPADISEESTALWINTLLGVSTLLALWALAIVFRQAKQHLGEQNIGAKFALFQVLLILTALQPSIFSVLANGGQIACSPPFSSKVRSQVMNCHLLILETFLLTVLTRMYYRKKDDKAGYEPFPSPDLDLSLKT
- the SLC51A gene encoding organic solute transporter subunit alpha isoform X2 — protein: MEPDRTQIKLDPRYTADLLELLKTNYNIPSACFSHAPTAAQLLRGSVRVLLLWSLDPAFPPAGGDGHNLVSVLPCPQSWFYAACFCLLMQVMVKGFGGPEAVLRVLGGAALPTGTGPCCCCCPCCPPLRLSRKKLQLLMLGPFQFAFFKITLSLAGLFLIPDGIYDPADISEESTALWINTLLGVSTLLALWALAIVFRQAKQHLGEQNIGAKFALFQVLLILTALQPSIFSVLANGGQIACSPPFSSKVRSQVMNCHLLILETFLLTVLTRMYYRKKDDKAGYEPFPSPDLDLSLKT